From Toxorhynchites rutilus septentrionalis strain SRP chromosome 2, ASM2978413v1, whole genome shotgun sequence, a single genomic window includes:
- the LOC129768488 gene encoding serendipity locus protein H-1-like, protein MADIKHEPLEVEDQAGKESVGIGCASGLTVMESSAPTSACPMTRIDLIADNSGTNGQEQNQRLAADGVKLGLMHTEEDPLLQETINALMNGTGGIEAVAGSGTADEIDSERNYECNFCGKLFTRSNTLSYHLKVHNDEKPYKCGSCDKAFREQYRLTKHQKTHARDFPGNVQQDQEAEHSQDSSFPSTSGRTGEEEDYTTGDSERFFRSYDLQESNAAMKLEPDISLTVDGASTNPPTQSSSDNDVRYQIVEERIKSLQREVHLVNQNLNRVETKLDGLTKIIALFINKFEGSDTHGLAPNNNNVMIPIPLLPVPIENHSTIQPQAVPITVSLPPPPQTQSAQPLQMIPHHPTPMVSVPVQPTQATSGKSQPYESTPSSGVSTTTTFIGTGCSNITSNGSALQNNNDTFPEIPELPIRTVNDFLDLNDHCTDNEQFLLQMMIRLHQEVDNSQPHQRNVKKMMEALVTYEVLCQFSWSGKSAINGQYTKYVFGNSVGIIDLLTKTLNLGRSDEEAEANQKLIFTAIQSFIKHSRQNMLRDSRKRRESSNGFYNTSAAAQSGCSIDRYMKQIKSERHEAGFNQF, encoded by the exons ATGGCAGATATAAAACATGAACCACTGGAGGTTGAAGATCAAGCTGGTAAAGAATCCGTGGGAATCGGTTGTGCGAGTGGATTGACAGTGATGGAAAGTTCCGCTCCGACGTCGGCCTGCCCGATGACACGAATAGATTTGATCGCTGATAACAGTGGAACGAATGGCCAGGAGCAAAATCAGCGATTAGCGGCTGACGGTGTGAAACTTGGGCTTATGCACACCGAGGAGGATCCACTACTGCAGGAAACGATCAATGCGCTGATGAATGGGACAGGTGGGATCGAAGCCGTCGCGGGGAGCGGTACGGCTGATGAGATCGATAGCGAGCGAAATTATGAGTGCAATTTTTGCGGGAAGTTATTTACAAGGTCAAATACACTATCTTATCACCTGAAAGTTCATAACGATGAAAAACCGTACAAATGTGGAAGTTGTGATAAGGCGTTTCGGGAGCAGTATCGTTTGACCAAACATCAGAAGACACATGCGAGGGATTTTCCCGGGAATGTTCAACAGGACCAAGAAGCAGAACATTCTCAGGATTCCAGCTTTCCGTCTACCTCCGGGAGGACAGGCGAAGAGGAGGATTACACCACAGGGGATAGTGAACGCTTCTTCCGAAGCTATGATCTTCAGGAAAGCAATGCTGCCATGAAGCTTGAACCAGATATATCGCTCACCGTTGACGGAGCGTCAACCAATCCTCCTACGCAATCTTCCTCGGACAACGATGTTCGGTACCAAATAGTCGAAGAGCGTATAAAATCGCTCCAGCGAGAAGTACACTTGGTTAATCAAAACCTGAATCGTGTTGAAACAAAATTGGATGGGCTGACGAAAATTATTGCCCTCTTTATAAACAAATTCGAGGGATCCGATACACATGGTCTTGCTCCCAACAATAACAACGTTATGATTCCAATTCCTCTCTTGCCGGTTCCAATCGAAAATCATTCAACGATTCAACCACAAGCTGTTCCGATAACGGTGTCCCTTCCTCCACCGCCACAAACACAATCTGCCCAACCCTTGCAAATGATACCCCATCATCCCACTCCGATGGTAAGTGTCCCCGTGCAGCCGACACAGGCAACATCGGGAAAGTCACAGCCGTACGAATCTACTCCCAGTAGCGGCGTCAGCACCACCACAACCTTCATCGGAACCGGATGCAGCAATATTACCAGCAATGGCAGTGCATTACAAAACAATAACGATACATTCCCCGAGATACCGGAACTTCCGATCCGGACCGTCAACGATTTTCTTGATCTAAACGATCATTGTACTGATAACGAGCAGTTTTTGCTCCAAATG atGATCCGGCTCCATCAGGAAGTTGACAACTCTCAGCCCCATCAGCGCAACGTGAAAAAGATGATGGAAGCGCTAGTGACGTACGAAGTGCTGTGCCAGTTCAGCTGGAGCGGAAAATCCGCCATCAATGGCC AGTACACCAAGTATGTGTTTGGAAATAGCGTCGGCATTATCGATTTGCTGACCAAAACGCTCAATCTTGGCAGGAGCGACGAAGAGGCGGAAGCAAATCAAAAGCTCATCTTCACTGCCATCCAGAGCTTCATCAAACATTCGCGGCAAAACATGCTCCGGGATAGCCGAAAGCGGCGGGAATCAAGCAACGGCTTCTACAACACATCGGCAGCTGCGCAGAGTGGCTGTTCCATCGATCGATATATGAAGCAGATTAAATCCGAAAGACATGAAGCAGGGTTCAATCAGTTCTAG